The Triticum aestivum cultivar Chinese Spring chromosome 6D, IWGSC CS RefSeq v2.1, whole genome shotgun sequence genomic sequence atacatgttcgtctgactatgagattatgcaactcccgaataccggaggaacacttagtgtgctatcaaacgtcacaacgtaactaggtgattatatagatgctctacaggtgtctccgatggtgtttgttgagttggcatagatctagattaggatttgtcactcagtgtatgagagaggtatctctgggccctctcggtaatgctcatcactataagccttgcaagcaatgtgactaatgagttagttgagggatgatgcattacggaacgagtaaagagacttgccagtaacaagattgaactaggtatgatgataccgacgatcgaatctcgggcaggtagcataccgatgacaaagggaacaacgtatgttgttatgcggtttcaccgataaagatcttcgtagaatatgtaggagccaatatgagcatccagattccgctattggttattgaccgaagatgtgtcccggtcatgtctacatagttctcgaacccgtagggtccgcacgcttaacgttcgatgacgatttgtattatgagttatgtgatttgattaccgaagtttgtttggagtcccggatgagatcacggacatgacgaggagtctcgaaatggtcgagacgtaaagatcgatatattggaaggctatattcggacatcggaaaggttctgagtggttcgggtatttttcggagtaccgaagagttacgggaattcgccgggggaagtattgggccttcattggccttagtggaaaggagagaagggccgcaaggggaggccgcgcgcccccccatgggctggtccgaattggactagggagggggcgccccccccccctctttccttctccctctcctattcCTTCcgtctctcccctcttggaaaaggaaggggactcctactaggattgggaatcctagttggactgcccctataggcgcgcccctcctaggccggcctcctcttcccccctcctttatatacgtgggcaggggggcacccaaagacacacaagttgaacttttagccgtgtgcggtgccccctccacagttttacacctcggtcatatcgtcgttgtgcttaggcgaagccctgcgccggtaacttcatcatcaccgtcaccacaccgtcgtgctgacgaaactctctctcggcctcaactggatcaagagttcgagggacgtcatcgagctgaacgtgtgcagatcgcggaggtgccgtgcgttcggtacttggatcggttggatcgcgaagacgttcgactacatcaaccgcgttactaaacgcttctgctttcgatctacgagggtacgtggacacactctccccgctcgttgttatgcttctcctagataaatcttgcgtgatcgtatgattttttaaaaaaatactacgttccccaacaggtgtatAGGACGCTCGCCTACAACACAATTAAATGGTTTGGGCCCAAGTTTCTCCTCCCCTACCTCTTGCCTAACCCACAGTATAGCACAACATAAGCACATTTTTTCTTCCTTTTCCCACCTTtagttttgtttattttttctctATTAAAAATTAATATATTTATGGAAATAGGCTATTtttatgtattaaaaaaatgtccgTGTAGCTTACACAAGTGTTCATGTAGTTCAGAAAAACTATGTTCTTGAAATTTTTTCACAATGTTCATGCATCCGGGGAAGAAATGTTCATGAACATTTAAATGTTCTTGAAGTTTTAATTTTTAAAATGTCGGTAAcatctaaaaaaatgttcatcccattttaaaaaaatcaaacatTTACTTCATGATTTGCTTTTAAATAATGTTCATGAAAGTGAAAAATTTGTTTGCGCAATCTAAAGAAAATGTCCATAGCATATATAAAAGTATTGGTGCCATTTAAAAAATTTGTTCACAacacttcaaataagttttaaaaaaatgttcatggtaATATAAACAATAATTTGCGCAACTTTTAAAAATGTTTGTACCACTTAAGAAAATAAcacttaaaaatgttcatgaaaacaTATAAATTGTTTTGTgcaatattttaaaaaatgttcacgacaTGTAAAAAGATGTTTATACACTAAATTGATGGATTAAAATAATTCATAAATTTGGAAAATGAAGATATTAAAAAATTAAAATAGAAGACTGGTaattgaaaaaaagagaaaaatgaaaaataCGAAAGAAATGCAGAAAAACTGGCGGAGAAATAAGCAAAACAAAAGGGTCTGCTATGCGTCGATCAGGGATCTTTCAAAAGATCCACCGGCTCGAGAGTCATGGGATGTAGCACACTCTAGCGGCTCAACGCCCCCCTCTACTTCACAACACATATCTTGTTGCAGAAACATTTACAACAAAGGTTATGTTGCCGAATATATTTTTTGCAACATAGATTGTGTTgcaataattttttttgcaacagAGTTCTTGTCACAGATATTTTTTCAACAGAGATTTTGTTGTATAGTTTTTATGCAACATAGCTGATGTTGCAAAAACTTGTCTAAGTTGCAGTCATTGTTCGCTGCTATCGTTTGCAACACCGCTGTTGTTGCAAGATAGGGTAAATGGGCACGTGGTAGGCAAGGGAAATAACAAAGGTGTGCGAGGGTTCGTGAGGACACATGAATCAAGGGCGATCTAACGGCTTTGTAGGTGGCGGAACTCTCTGCGCGATCAGTCGGCGGAGCATTAGCGtttcccaaaaagaaaagaaataaaatgggAAATGATATAGTTCATCTGGCGGATTATCATGCTCCCATCTTCCGCCTTGGTTGCACTCCCACGGCTGATGGTGGAATTGGCTCCCCACGATCTCTACTTTCTGCAACAAGGCCTTTGTGACAAAAAAACTGTAACAAGACCTCTGTTACAAAAACAATTAAATTGCAACCAGTCCTCCATTGAAAAAAAAATTGTAACAAGACCTCTATTGTAAAAAGAATTGCAGCgagacctctgttgcaaaaaaaaaCTGTAACAAGACCTCTGTAGCAAAAAAAATACAACTTGAcctatattttgccaaaaattctgcaacatgacccGAGTTGCAGAAAATTACCGCAACGGGACCTTTGTTGCAATGGTAGAAGGTGACGCCCGGCCACTCAATTCACTAGATCCAACGTCGCGCAAGGCAATGTATGTTTTAAATAGATCCGCCAGCCAATGCATAGCGGCGCCCAAATAAAATCGACAAGGAGCTTCCCCAACAGCCGAGTACAAGGTTTGTTAAAACCAGAGCTACTGGGATGGCCCAGATAGAACACCACTGCAGGCAAGAGATCTGCGCGAGAGCTATGTCTTGATTGTTGTGGGACATAGCTGCGGCTCGCCTTGGGCGCGAGGCTAATGGGCTGGCTGGGTTCTGTAGCTGCCTCTGCGTGGGTTTTTGCTTTATGTTTTTCTTTCTCGATTTTGACTGGTTGCATCGGTTTTCTTCGGATTTTTTCTTCTTCGGGTATCTTTTGATTTtatttcttctttcttttgttttcttagttttttatttttctcgtttcttttttcaattttattatttttatgcAAGATATGTCTAAATTTTTATATATAtcgtacatttttcatatacatctgGAACATTTtatagatgtttaatatttttaaaatacatgattaacatttattaaatatatgttttgatgtctatcttttttcatacatatttaaaataaattatacatctaattttttttttatgcatagcatttttcaaatacttgagaACATTTTTTCCACTATAGATGACTAAATTTTCTGATACCCATAGTTTATTTTTTGTATATATCTGAAAcattatttttatacatgtttacatttttctaatacatgattAACAATGTTCTCTAATTCATGTTTGAAAAAAAATTATAATACTATGTGTTAAAAAAATCAAATACACCTGgaaacatttttttgaatgataTCAATATTTTTATTAAACTAAGTATTTTTGTACATTGTATAAAGATTTTCTAAAAATGTCACgttcattttttttaaatgcgTGAATCTAATGGTTATTATATAGTTTGGTAGATTTGTGTATGTAGACCTAGTGGTTGTAATATTCTTAGGTCAAAAACTTGTGATTTGTGTAAGTGCAACGGTTATAATTTGCTTAGGTACAATTATGTCGATCTGGCAGTTGTGATTTGTTTCTTAATGTTGGTCCATGATTTATTACAACTTTTGTGTACAATAGATAGATTTTTAGGAACATAGTACAAACGTAGACGCTCATTACACGCACACACACTCACCCCTATAACTGTACCCGCACACTTTATACCCATATGAGCATCTTTAGGAAACTGATTCAACAGATGTTAAGATTGACAAAATGATCATAGACGCCTTGTAGCTGACAGACACATCATATCGCTGAAAGAATAGCGTCGGAGAACCTAAAATAAATCTAAAAAATATGCAAACACCCATACCAATCTAGGACTTTAGCCCGGACGGGCTCGTTCCACCAAAAAAAACATAACCATCTAAGCTTATTAGTCATGTCCTAACTTTGAAACAATAAAATCTAGGGATCTCATGTCCAGCTACAGATTTAATTAGAAAAGGTAAAGTACAACAACTTGAATATATTAGACCATGGAACTGTTGGCGCAATATACTGATAGGGTTGCACCATGGTTCAGACATTTTTAGAAGGGGACGCGGTAGTTCAGATGCTTAAGTATATACCTAGGGCGACAACACACATTCATCATCAACCGTGTAAACCACGGGATAACCATCGAGCATGACTGGCTACACGCAACGGCGAGTGCAGATTCTCCAGCTTCGCCGGCAGCGTCTTCCTCCTCCCGCCCCGTTCACCTCCTCAGGCCGAGCAGCGCGAGGAACAGCGACACGTAGTCGTAGCGGAAGACGTGCCGCAGCAACGCGAGCTTGCTGTCGTCGTTCCACGGCGGGTACCTGAACATGAACTCCAACAGGAAGCTTCGCCTGAACACCGCCTTCTTGTGGCTGAACATCTCGAAGGAGTACTTGCCGTGGTACTGCCCGAACCCGCTCTGCCCGACGCCGCCGAACGGGATGCTCTCCAGCCCGTACTGCACGATCGCGTCGTTGAAGGTGACGCTCCCGGACGATGTCTCCCTGACGATCCGCTGCTTCAGCGCCTCGCTCGTGGTGAAGGCGTAGATCGCGAGCGGCTTGGGCCTGGAGCTCACGAACTCGATGCTGTCCTCGATCTTCTTCACCTGCGAGCAGAAGCATCACATGTTAGCTCGACTGTTGGCTTCTGTGAAAGGTTGCCGCTGTCGTCGTTGATTGATGTACCGTGATGATCGGGAGGAGAGGGCCAAAAATCTCCTCTGTCATGACATCAGAGTCGAGTGGTGGATTCAGCAGGATGGTGGGCTCGATGCTcctgcgccattggaatcatggcATCAGACAGACAGACAGAGACACACAAAAAGAAAAGAGACACCGAGTACTGCAGCAGTGTACAGGGAGGGCCAATAATAAGAAGCTACAGTAGCACTGAGGCTACATAGGTGCTGTTGAGTGGAGGAACTTACAAGGTCTTTGGGTCCACGTCCCCACCATGCACAATGGAACGGCTCACCTTGTGATCCTCCAGGAGGCCACATAACCTATTGAACTGTCTCTCGTTCAGAATGCGCGCCATGTCCTCTGGTTTCGTGAAGAGTCTCTCCAGTGTTGATTTCAGCAGCTCAATCTTAATTCAGAGAATAACTATATAGTCAGAACGTAAAACAGCAGGTAATTAGTATCATGAAACAAGAACAGTTCAGCAGAAACCAGACCAGAATCGGCGCAAACTGTTCCTCCACAAGTATGTAATCGATGGCTATGCAAGCTTGACCGGCGCAAGTGGACCATTTCGCGCCTATTATGCGATTTACGGCAACCTGCACATGTTGAGATGCATGTGGTAAGATTATTTTATCCGACCTTGGCAAAACTGAAAACAAGCGAAGGCCAGGGGGTTTACCTGACTGTCTCTTTTGCTGTCCAGCCAATCTACAATGCACGGGCATTTCGAGCCAAGCTCAAGCGCCACTGGGGTCAAGTACTTTGCAGCTTTTGTCATGATAATGCGACCTACACGGGCACCCCCTAAACGCCAACAAAACAGAACAATTACCGTCAGAATACGAATACGTGCAATGCAAGAACCGTCAGCAGCGACTTTGCTTCAGAAATCAGGATCAACACGAACTTGAAGGCTTGTACTACTAATTACCGGTGAAGAGGACTTTGTCCCATCGGTGCTCCATTAGCTCTTGTCCAATTTCCGCTGCACCCAAGACGACCTTCACAGCCTCGGCGTCAAGGTATCTCGGTATGTTGGCAGCGAGAAATGCTGCGGTGGCCGGCGCGAGCTCGGACGGTTTCAAAACCACGGCGTTGCCAGCCGCTAAGGCACCGGAGAGCGGCTCCAGAGCTAAGCCTGCATGCAGCATAAACGCGAGATTGTGTACATTTTGAGTATGCAAACTACGACAGGTTAAACACACAAGGTTAAAAGCATGTTTGGCGTGTAGTCACATATTGCGAAATTTTGCCAATGTTTATTTAACTGTCATATATAGTTTTGACTACTAGTTACCACATTTTTGTGCCTTGCTATAACTTAATTGAAAAGTTATGACAAAATATGatgctttttttagaaaaggaaaatATGAATGTGAAGTAAACATATCCCAAGTATTCGGTAAAAAACTTGGCAAAAGAAGATGATTAAGTTGTCAATCAAATTTCTTTTCACACTAGTAATTCGATCTTCCGGGCAAATGGAACCGCCTGTTTGATCTCTCCGCTTGGGGGCCACACCCATTTTTTGAGGTACGTTGTGAAATGTCAATGAAGGATTCATGGACACTGAACACGCTTGTTTATTGTTGCTCATTACTAGTCGGTCCTATCCCCCACATGGATGCATCACCTATCCATGAAACCTCTGCTCAAATGAGTTCATGCCAAGCAGCAGCGAAAATGGCATGACAATGGATGGTGGACTCAAAACATCAAGTTCCTAACCGTAATTAACAGTGCATTGTAAAATAAATTCATATGATGCACCCGAAGGGACCGGGTTCCACTATCAACCATGACGGAATAGAAACACAAAACAACATCCATGTGCCAGCATCTGCATGCAAAAGCTAAACGCAAAACAAACGAAAACAACATAGTTTTATGAGACAGGCTGCCACGCTAACAGCAAAACATCAAAGAGCTATGCTATGCAACCTCATTGTCTTGACTAGGTCTTGATGTTGTATCGTTCTAGAGAGTAGAGACCGGGTATGATCTTGATATTAATATGTTACCATTAGTCAAAAAACTTCTATTATTATTAATAGTGTTATGTTCATATTCAAAAAAAGAAATGTAGTACTGTGATAAAACCCAGATTCGAAAGCATATCTGTGGTCCAACTTGCCTCCCGCGTCGCCTTGCTCGGGCAACACGggggaaccctagcgccaccgccagGCCCCTCACCGTCGCTCCCCCGCTTTGCCGCCGCTGGAGGGGCCGCCGGCGAAGCTCGCGCATGCcccagggaaggtggcggcggggcgtttCCCCTTTCTGTGACGTTGGGCACGGGCGAGCTACAGGGCTGCAGGAGCAGCGTCTGTGCGGGGAGCGGCCGAATCATGGCCGGGTTggccggatctaccttctccgcCCTCGATGGTCACTCTCGATGTGGTGCGTGATGCGTCGGCGGACGGGTGCTCGGTGGCTCCATGGTTAGGTCGCGGGAGTCGGCGAGATGGTCTGCAGCGGGCGGCGTGCGCCAATGAGGTGGGGCTCGACGGCTCAATGGTGGAGCTGTGAGCTCCGGCGGGCAGCGAGGGCTGGAGCTCACGGCTCCACCATTGAGCCGTCGA encodes the following:
- the LOC123144959 gene encoding aldehyde dehydrogenase family 3 member F1, translated to MGTMEEKPALGLGSLVSSLRVVYKSGRTKDLSWRRSQLNGLIRLLTEKEEEIFDALHDDLGKHRTESFRDEVGVVVKSIKHTLQNLEKWAAPEKAPTPLVSFPATALVLPEPLGVVLIFSCWNLPLGLALEPLSGALAAGNAVVLKPSELAPATAAFLAANIPRYLDAEAVKVVLGAAEIGQELMEHRWDKVLFTGGARVGRIIMTKAAKYLTPVALELGSKCPCIVDWLDSKRDSQVAVNRIIGAKWSTCAGQACIAIDYILVEEQFAPILIELLKSTLERLFTKPEDMARILNERQFNRLCGLLEDHKVSRSIVHGGDVDPKTLSIEPTILLNPPLDSDVMTEEIFGPLLPIITVKKIEDSIEFVSSRPKPLAIYAFTTSEALKQRIVRETSSGSVTFNDAIVQYGLESIPFGGVGQSGFGQYHGKYSFEMFSHKKAVFRRSFLLEFMFRYPPWNDDSKLALLRHVFRYDYVSLFLALLGLRR